In one window of Streptomyces roseofulvus DNA:
- a CDS encoding GreA/GreB family elongation factor, with amino-acid sequence MTAGPEPMSEGARSALNRELAALRTERANVAATLGDADEPGDRADQADELNRATEAERLDARIEEIEGRLREASAAGPPSTGTVGVGSTVRVRFGDGSESTVRIGELADADDPDLVTAASPLGRALLGHAAGDSVAYATPLGRTTAVILSVGSPGGGS; translated from the coding sequence ATGACCGCTGGACCCGAGCCCATGAGCGAGGGCGCCCGCTCGGCGCTGAACCGCGAGCTGGCCGCGCTGCGCACCGAGCGCGCGAACGTCGCCGCGACACTCGGCGACGCCGACGAGCCGGGCGACCGGGCCGACCAGGCCGACGAGTTGAACCGCGCCACGGAGGCGGAGCGGCTGGACGCGCGGATCGAGGAGATCGAGGGCCGGCTGCGGGAGGCGTCGGCGGCCGGGCCGCCGTCCACCGGGACGGTCGGCGTGGGCAGCACGGTGCGCGTGCGGTTCGGCGACGGCAGCGAGTCGACCGTGCGCATCGGCGAGCTGGCGGACGCGGACGACCCGGACCTGGTCACGGCGGCGAGCCCGCTCGGCCGGGCGCTGCTCGGGCACGCCGCCGGGGACAGCGTGGCGTACGCGACGCCGCTGGGCCGGACCACCGCGGTCATCCTCTCGGTGGGGTCGCCGGGCGGCGGCTCCTGA
- a CDS encoding YybH family protein: MPEYEKAMRPEDLTRLFVERSNAGDAAGVAALYAEDAVLAYPPGHVTVGREAIRVLWEKVLAHRPRFEPEEPLPTLVNGDIALTSTPPKDGTGARAQVVRRQPDGSWLRVLDQPEFVPPAR, translated from the coding sequence ATGCCGGAGTACGAGAAGGCCATGCGCCCCGAGGACCTCACCCGTCTGTTCGTCGAGCGGTCCAACGCGGGCGACGCGGCCGGCGTCGCCGCGCTGTACGCCGAGGACGCCGTGCTGGCCTACCCGCCCGGCCATGTGACGGTGGGCCGGGAGGCGATCCGCGTCCTGTGGGAGAAGGTGCTGGCCCACCGCCCCCGCTTCGAGCCGGAGGAGCCGCTGCCCACCCTGGTGAACGGCGACATCGCCCTCACCTCGACGCCGCCGAAGGACGGCACCGGAGCCAGGGCGCAGGTCGTCCGCCGTCAGCCCGACGGCAGCTGGCTGCGGGTCCTCGACCAGCCGGAGTTCGTCCCGCCGGCGCGCTGA
- a CDS encoding LysR family transcriptional regulator yields MDLRQLEYFVAVAEERNFTRAAERVHISQSGVSAQIRRLEHELGAELFDRSARTVTLTVAGEAALAHARAALASAEAVGRAVDEVTGLVRGRLTLGMVVGCTVTPLFDALAAFRTAHPGVDVRLREDNSDRLVEGVRNGTVDLALIGAATATPDGLDALTLIRERLVAAVPPAHPLADRDRLTLRELTAHPLLCMPRGTGLRAVLDQACADQDLRPAIPLEAGAADALADLAARGLGVAVLSASMAAAHADRLAVLPLDDVDVPALLALVWRPARHPAVHAFLTHARRSFGVPGAP; encoded by the coding sequence ATGGATCTGAGGCAGCTGGAGTACTTCGTCGCCGTCGCCGAGGAGCGGAACTTCACCCGGGCCGCCGAGCGGGTGCACATCAGCCAGTCCGGCGTGAGCGCGCAGATCCGACGGCTCGAACACGAGCTCGGCGCCGAGCTGTTCGACCGGTCGGCCCGGACGGTCACCCTCACCGTCGCCGGAGAGGCCGCCCTCGCGCACGCGCGCGCGGCGCTCGCGTCGGCCGAGGCGGTCGGGCGGGCGGTGGACGAGGTGACGGGTCTGGTGCGCGGCCGGCTGACCCTCGGGATGGTCGTCGGCTGCACGGTCACCCCACTCTTCGACGCGCTCGCCGCCTTCCGCACGGCCCATCCCGGCGTGGACGTCCGGCTCCGGGAGGACAACTCCGACCGGCTCGTCGAGGGCGTCCGGAACGGCACCGTCGACCTGGCGCTCATCGGCGCCGCCACCGCGACCCCCGACGGCCTCGACGCGCTGACCCTGATCCGCGAGCGGCTCGTCGCGGCCGTCCCGCCCGCGCACCCCCTGGCCGACCGGGACCGCCTCACCCTCCGCGAACTGACGGCCCACCCGCTCCTCTGCATGCCGCGCGGCACCGGCCTGCGGGCGGTGCTCGACCAGGCGTGCGCGGACCAGGACCTCCGTCCGGCGATCCCCCTGGAGGCCGGCGCCGCCGACGCCCTCGCCGACCTCGCCGCGCGGGGCCTCGGCGTCGCCGTCCTGAGCGCGTCCATGGCCGCCGCCCACGCCGACCGCCTCGCCGTCCTCCCCCTCGACGACGTGGACGTCCCGGCCCTCCTCGCCCTCGTCTGGAGACCCGCGCGCCACCCGGCCGTCCACGCCTTCCTCACGCACGCGCGCCGGTCCTTCGGCGTACCCGGCGCGCCCTGA
- a CDS encoding NAD(P)/FAD-dependent oxidoreductase, with translation MSSTRPRPARPAGTTPTAVVVGAGPNGLAAAALLAEAGVEVTVLEAADRIGGGTRTDEAILPGLLHDHCSAVHPLAVASPALRHLRLDRYGLRWRLPEIDCAHPLDDGTAAVLHRSVNETAEGLGADAGRYRALLAPSVRRWEALAGDVMGPLLRVPDHPLLLARFGLPTVLPAAALARLFRTPGARALWAGVAAHAYRPLTEPFSSAIGLGILTAGHAAGWAVAEGGSRAITDALAAALRAHGGRIETGVRITDRAQLPPADLTLLDLDPAQVAGVYGDLLPPRTAAAYRRFRRGPGAFKVDLAVEGGVPWRAEPARRAGTVHLGGPLAEVVRAERDVTDGRMPEQPFVLVGQQYLADPSRSVGDVHPVWTYAHVPHGYDGDATDVILARLEQFAPGVRDRIVGMRVTRPADFAAANPNFAGGDILTGAKTVPQLVLGARPALDPYATGLPGVYLCSAATPPGPGAHGMSGAGAAVAALRHLGIRPPWR, from the coding sequence ATGAGCAGCACGCGCCCGCGCCCCGCCCGCCCCGCCGGGACCACCCCGACCGCCGTCGTCGTCGGCGCGGGCCCCAACGGGCTCGCGGCCGCCGCCCTGCTCGCCGAGGCCGGCGTCGAGGTCACCGTCCTGGAGGCCGCCGACCGGATCGGCGGCGGCACCCGCACGGACGAGGCGATCCTGCCCGGGCTGCTCCACGACCACTGCTCGGCCGTCCACCCCCTCGCCGTCGCCTCGCCCGCCCTCCGTCACCTCCGCCTGGACCGGTACGGACTGCGCTGGCGGCTCCCGGAGATCGACTGCGCCCACCCCCTCGACGACGGCACCGCCGCCGTCCTGCACCGCTCGGTCAACGAGACCGCCGAGGGCCTCGGCGCCGACGCCGGCCGCTATCGGGCCCTGCTCGCCCCCTCCGTACGCCGCTGGGAGGCGCTCGCCGGGGACGTCATGGGCCCGCTGCTGCGCGTCCCCGACCACCCTCTGCTGCTCGCCCGCTTCGGCCTGCCCACCGTGCTGCCCGCCGCGGCCCTGGCCCGGCTCTTCCGCACCCCCGGCGCCCGCGCGCTGTGGGCGGGCGTCGCGGCCCACGCGTACCGCCCGCTGACCGAACCGTTCAGCTCCGCCATCGGGCTCGGCATCCTCACCGCGGGGCACGCCGCAGGCTGGGCCGTCGCCGAGGGCGGCTCCCGGGCCATCACCGACGCCCTGGCGGCCGCGCTCCGCGCCCACGGCGGCCGGATCGAGACCGGCGTCCGGATCACCGACCGCGCGCAGCTGCCGCCCGCCGACCTCACCCTGCTGGACCTCGACCCGGCGCAGGTCGCCGGCGTCTACGGCGACCTGCTGCCGCCCCGGACGGCCGCCGCGTACCGCCGCTTCCGGCGCGGCCCCGGCGCCTTCAAGGTGGACCTCGCCGTCGAGGGCGGCGTGCCCTGGCGCGCGGAGCCGGCCCGCCGCGCCGGCACCGTCCACCTGGGCGGACCGCTCGCCGAGGTGGTCCGCGCCGAGCGGGACGTGACGGACGGCCGGATGCCGGAGCAGCCGTTCGTCCTGGTGGGCCAGCAGTACCTCGCCGACCCCTCCCGCTCGGTGGGGGACGTCCACCCGGTCTGGACGTACGCGCACGTGCCGCACGGGTACGACGGGGACGCGACCGACGTGATCCTGGCCCGCCTCGAACAGTTCGCCCCGGGCGTCCGCGACCGGATCGTCGGCATGCGGGTCACCCGCCCCGCCGACTTCGCCGCCGCCAACCCGAACTTCGCCGGCGGCGACATCCTCACCGGCGCCAAGACCGTCCCCCAGCTCGTCCTCGGCGCGCGCCCCGCCCTCGACCCGTACGCCACCGGCCTCCCCGGCGTCTATCTCTGCTCGGCCGCCACCCCGCCGGGCCCCGGCGCCCACGGCATGTCCGGCGCGGGCGCCGCCGTGGCGGCCCTCCGCCACCTGGGCATCCGACCGCCCTGGCGCTAG
- a CDS encoding DUF1345 domain-containing protein, translating into MATWSWRYAVPRLAGAALLGAAAGAVAGALADTALGVLSGIAVAETVFVVTGWIVLGPMDAPTTHRNLRREEFRPVVEELAVVTAALCGLVAIVALLLVDSGYSRAAAATALWGVFMAWAALHLMYATRYAYLYYRPPEGGIDFNSGDRPRYTDFLYFSYNLGMTYQVSDTNVSDTGIRAVVLRHCLLSYVFGASILATAINLVAGIVTG; encoded by the coding sequence ATGGCCACCTGGTCCTGGCGGTACGCGGTCCCCCGGCTCGCCGGCGCCGCCCTGCTCGGCGCCGCCGCCGGGGCCGTCGCCGGCGCCCTCGCCGACACGGCCCTCGGCGTCCTCTCCGGCATCGCCGTCGCCGAGACCGTCTTCGTCGTCACCGGCTGGATCGTGCTGGGGCCGATGGACGCGCCCACCACCCACCGCAACCTGCGGCGCGAGGAGTTCCGGCCGGTCGTCGAGGAACTGGCCGTCGTCACGGCCGCCCTGTGCGGACTCGTCGCCATCGTCGCCCTGCTCCTCGTCGACTCCGGCTACAGCCGCGCCGCCGCCGCGACCGCCCTGTGGGGCGTCTTCATGGCCTGGGCGGCGCTCCACCTCATGTACGCGACCCGGTACGCGTACCTGTACTACCGCCCGCCCGAGGGCGGCATCGACTTCAACTCCGGCGACCGCCCCCGGTACACCGACTTCCTGTACTTCTCCTACAACCTCGGCATGACCTACCAGGTCTCCGACACCAACGTCTCCGACACCGGGATCAGGGCCGTCGTCCTCCGCCACTGCCTCCTCTCGTACGTGTTCGGCGCCAGCATCCTCGCCACCGCGATCAACCTGGTGGCCGGCATCGTCACCGGCTGA
- a CDS encoding family 1 encapsulin nanocompartment shell protein: protein MTSLPGTPPTTGNLHRELAPVTPAAWAEIEEEARRTFRRTVAGRRVVDMPDPGGAGLAAVGTGHLTDLEAPVHGVRARLREARPLVELRVPFTVDRSAVDDVERGARDSDWQPVKDAARTLALAEDRTVFDGYDAAGVRGLRAASSNPSVALPAEPRDYPDAVSRALTALRLAGVDGPYALLLGADEYRAVSETSDHGYPIAAHLGRMLDGPPIWAPAVRGGFVLSTRGGDFALHLGQDVAIGYTRHDADTVELYLHETLTFFAYTDEAVVVLEA, encoded by the coding sequence ATGACCAGCCTCCCCGGCACGCCCCCCACCACCGGCAACCTGCACCGCGAACTCGCCCCCGTCACCCCCGCCGCCTGGGCCGAGATCGAGGAGGAGGCCCGCCGCACCTTCCGCCGCACCGTCGCCGGCCGCCGCGTCGTGGACATGCCCGACCCCGGCGGCGCCGGACTCGCCGCCGTCGGCACCGGCCACCTCACCGACCTCGAGGCACCCGTCCACGGCGTCCGCGCCCGGCTCCGCGAGGCCCGCCCGCTGGTCGAGCTCCGCGTCCCCTTCACCGTCGACCGCTCCGCCGTCGACGACGTCGAACGCGGCGCCAGGGACTCCGACTGGCAGCCCGTCAAGGACGCCGCCCGCACCCTCGCCCTCGCCGAGGACCGCACCGTCTTCGACGGCTACGACGCCGCCGGCGTCCGCGGCCTGCGCGCCGCCTCCTCCAACCCGTCCGTCGCGCTCCCCGCCGAACCCCGCGACTACCCCGACGCCGTCAGCCGCGCCCTGACCGCCCTGCGGCTGGCCGGCGTGGACGGCCCGTACGCGCTCCTCCTCGGCGCGGACGAGTACCGGGCCGTCAGCGAGACCTCCGACCACGGCTATCCGATCGCCGCCCACCTCGGCCGCATGCTCGACGGCCCCCCGATCTGGGCCCCCGCCGTCCGGGGCGGCTTCGTCCTCTCCACCCGCGGCGGCGACTTCGCGCTGCACCTCGGCCAGGACGTGGCCATCGGCTACACCCGGCACGACGCCGACACCGTCGAGCTGTACCTCCACGAGACCCTGACGTTCTTCGCGTACACCGACGAGGCCGTGGTCGTCCTGGAGGCATGA
- a CDS encoding Dyp-type peroxidase, whose product MAFPQPVLGPPAKAALFLILTVAPGRETDVREGLRDLSGLTRSVAFRARDEALACVAGLASDAWDRLVGGPRPRELHPFTPLQGPRHLAPATPGDLLLHLRARRPDLCFELARVVLDRFGDAVTVVDETHGFTYFDDRDLLGFVDGSENPVGPAAPAAVLVADEDPDFRGGSYVVAQKYLHDMTAWNALPTEEQERVIGRSKADNVELPDGVQPSDSHVALTTVEDADGEELRIVRQNMPFGRLGTAEFGTYFIGYARTPAVTERMLRNMFLGDPPGNTDRILDFSTAVTGGLFFAPSADLLDDLPAPGPAEEPLAEPAPPEALLPADAVRPAISLGIGSLKGAPAS is encoded by the coding sequence ATGGCCTTCCCCCAGCCCGTCCTCGGCCCGCCCGCCAAGGCCGCCCTCTTCCTCATCCTCACCGTCGCGCCCGGCCGGGAGACCGACGTACGCGAAGGCCTCCGGGACCTCTCCGGACTGACCCGGTCCGTCGCCTTCCGCGCCCGTGACGAGGCCCTCGCCTGTGTCGCCGGTCTCGCCTCCGACGCCTGGGACCGGCTCGTCGGCGGCCCGCGCCCCCGCGAACTGCACCCCTTCACCCCCCTCCAGGGGCCCCGGCACCTGGCCCCTGCCACCCCCGGCGACCTGCTGCTCCACCTGCGGGCCCGGCGCCCCGACCTCTGCTTCGAACTGGCCCGGGTCGTCCTGGACCGCTTCGGGGACGCCGTCACCGTCGTCGACGAGACGCACGGCTTCACCTACTTCGACGACCGCGACCTCCTCGGCTTCGTCGACGGCAGCGAGAACCCCGTCGGCCCGGCCGCCCCCGCGGCCGTCCTCGTCGCCGACGAGGACCCCGACTTCCGCGGGGGCAGCTACGTCGTCGCGCAGAAGTACCTGCACGACATGACCGCCTGGAACGCCCTCCCCACCGAGGAGCAGGAGCGCGTCATCGGCCGCTCCAAGGCCGACAACGTCGAACTCCCCGACGGCGTCCAGCCGTCCGACTCGCACGTCGCCCTCACCACCGTCGAGGACGCGGACGGCGAGGAGTTGCGGATCGTCCGCCAGAACATGCCCTTCGGACGCCTCGGCACCGCCGAGTTCGGCACCTACTTCATCGGCTACGCCCGCACCCCCGCCGTCACCGAGCGGATGCTCCGCAACATGTTCCTCGGCGACCCGCCGGGCAACACCGACCGCATCCTCGACTTCTCCACCGCCGTCACCGGCGGCCTCTTCTTCGCGCCGAGCGCCGACCTGCTCGACGACCTCCCCGCCCCGGGCCCCGCCGAGGAACCCCTGGCCGAACCGGCACCCCCCGAAGCCCTCCTCCCCGCCGACGCCGTCCGCCCCGCGATCTCCCTGGGCATCGGCAGCCTGAAAGGAGCACCGGCGTCATGA
- a CDS encoding ATP-dependent Clp protease ATP-binding subunit has translation MSMAFGSSFGPSDPFGDLLNRFFGMSPASSPPAVQRVPIGRLLTESSHELLNTATRKAVEDGTTDLDTEHLLWAATQVEPTRRLLARSGVDPDALADRIAKVLPHEAAEPSAEPGLTPAAKRTLALAHATSQAAGVSYIGPEHILSALLGDADSGASRSLRAEDLDVSRLRGVTDQAARGGDATAPTAPRQPATTLDEFGRDLTEEARAGKLDPVVGRAEEIEQTIEILSRRSKNNPVLIGEPGVGKTAIAEGLAQRIVAGEVPDTLKDKRVVSLDLSGMVAGAQYRGQFEERLKKVIEDVQKSEGEIVLFIDELHTVVGAGATGEGSMDAGNMLKPALARGELHVVGATTIDEYRRYIEKDAALERRFQPVLIPEPTVEETVQILEGLRDAYEAHHQVRFADGALAAAAELSDRYISDRFLPDKAIDLMDQAGARVRLRSAGRSTEVISREDRLAKLRREKDQAVTAEDFEKAKRLKDEIAEVEGELAGVEERREGVVSVTAADIADIVSRRTGIPVAQLTTSEKERLLKLEEEMHARIVGQDEAVTAVSEAVRRNRAGMGDPDRPVGSFLFLGPTGVGKTELAKTLAELLFGDEDRMIRFDMSEFQEKHTVARLVGAPPGYVGYEEAGQLTEKVRRQPYSVVLFDEVEKAHQDVFSTLLQVLDDGRLTDGQGRTVDFRHCVVIMTSNIGAHRILAHQGDAAELKDELMEDLRGRFLPEFLNRIDDIIVFHSLTEKDLTEIVGHLLDRSKHRVHAQGMTLEVTEAATKLLVAHGHQPEFGARPLRRTIQTELDNRVASLLLSGEADPGDTIVADVVDDSLHCTVRKAAPGAAEPAA, from the coding sequence ATGTCGATGGCGTTCGGTTCCTCGTTCGGCCCCTCCGACCCCTTCGGCGATCTGCTGAACCGATTCTTCGGAATGTCGCCGGCGTCGTCGCCACCGGCCGTCCAGCGGGTCCCCATCGGCCGGCTCCTCACCGAGTCCTCCCACGAACTCCTCAACACGGCCACGCGCAAGGCCGTCGAGGACGGCACCACCGACCTCGACACCGAGCACCTGCTGTGGGCCGCCACCCAGGTCGAGCCCACCCGCCGGCTGCTCGCCCGCTCCGGCGTCGACCCGGACGCGCTCGCCGACAGGATCGCCAAGGTGCTGCCCCACGAGGCCGCCGAGCCCTCCGCCGAGCCGGGCCTCACCCCCGCCGCCAAGCGGACCCTCGCGCTCGCCCACGCCACCTCGCAGGCCGCCGGCGTCTCGTACATCGGGCCCGAGCACATCCTCAGCGCCCTCCTCGGCGACGCCGACTCCGGCGCCTCCCGCTCCCTGCGCGCCGAGGACCTCGACGTCTCCAGGCTGCGCGGCGTGACCGACCAGGCCGCGCGCGGCGGCGACGCCACGGCGCCCACCGCGCCCAGGCAGCCCGCCACCACCCTCGACGAGTTCGGCCGCGACCTCACCGAGGAGGCGAGGGCGGGGAAGCTCGACCCGGTCGTCGGCCGCGCCGAGGAGATCGAGCAGACCATCGAGATCCTCTCCCGCCGCTCCAAGAACAACCCCGTCCTCATCGGCGAGCCCGGCGTCGGCAAGACCGCCATCGCCGAGGGCCTCGCCCAGCGGATCGTCGCCGGGGAGGTCCCCGACACCCTCAAGGACAAGCGGGTCGTCTCCCTCGACCTCTCCGGCATGGTCGCCGGGGCCCAGTACCGCGGCCAGTTCGAGGAACGCCTCAAGAAGGTCATCGAGGACGTGCAGAAGTCCGAGGGGGAGATCGTCCTCTTCATCGACGAGCTGCACACCGTCGTCGGCGCGGGCGCCACCGGCGAGGGCTCCATGGACGCCGGCAACATGCTGAAGCCCGCCCTCGCCCGCGGCGAGCTGCACGTCGTCGGCGCGACGACCATCGACGAGTACCGCCGTTACATCGAGAAGGACGCCGCCCTCGAACGCCGCTTCCAGCCCGTCCTCATCCCCGAGCCGACCGTCGAGGAGACCGTCCAGATCCTCGAAGGGCTCCGGGACGCGTACGAGGCCCACCACCAGGTCCGGTTCGCCGACGGCGCCCTCGCCGCGGCCGCCGAACTCTCCGACCGCTACATCAGCGACCGCTTCCTCCCCGACAAGGCCATCGACCTCATGGACCAGGCCGGCGCCCGGGTCCGGCTGCGCAGCGCGGGCCGCTCCACCGAGGTGATCAGCCGCGAGGACCGGCTCGCCAAGCTGCGCCGCGAGAAGGACCAGGCGGTCACCGCCGAGGACTTCGAGAAGGCCAAGCGGCTCAAGGACGAGATCGCCGAGGTCGAGGGCGAGCTGGCCGGCGTCGAGGAGCGCCGCGAGGGCGTCGTCTCCGTCACCGCCGCCGACATCGCCGACATCGTCTCCCGCCGCACCGGCATCCCCGTCGCCCAGCTCACCACCAGCGAGAAGGAGCGCCTGCTCAAGCTGGAGGAGGAGATGCACGCCCGGATCGTCGGCCAGGACGAGGCCGTCACCGCCGTCTCCGAGGCCGTCCGCCGCAACCGCGCCGGCATGGGCGACCCGGACCGGCCCGTCGGCTCCTTCCTCTTCCTCGGCCCCACCGGCGTCGGCAAGACGGAGCTCGCCAAGACCCTCGCCGAACTGCTCTTCGGGGACGAGGACCGGATGATCCGCTTCGACATGAGCGAGTTTCAGGAGAAGCACACCGTCGCCCGCCTCGTCGGCGCCCCGCCCGGATACGTCGGTTACGAGGAGGCCGGCCAGCTCACCGAGAAGGTCCGCCGCCAGCCGTACAGCGTGGTCCTCTTCGACGAGGTCGAGAAGGCCCACCAGGACGTCTTCAGCACCCTGCTCCAGGTCCTCGACGACGGGCGCCTGACGGACGGCCAGGGCCGCACCGTCGACTTCCGCCACTGCGTGGTCATCATGACGTCCAACATCGGCGCCCACCGGATCCTCGCCCACCAGGGCGACGCGGCCGAGCTGAAGGACGAGCTGATGGAGGACCTGCGCGGCCGGTTCCTGCCCGAGTTCCTCAACCGCATCGACGACATCATCGTCTTTCACAGCCTCACCGAGAAGGACCTCACCGAGATCGTCGGGCACCTCCTCGACCGCAGCAAGCACCGCGTCCACGCCCAGGGGATGACCCTGGAGGTCACCGAGGCGGCGACCAAGCTGCTCGTCGCCCACGGCCACCAGCCGGAGTTCGGCGCCCGCCCGCTGCGCCGCACCATCCAGACGGAGCTCGACAACCGCGTCGCCTCCCTCCTCCTGAGCGGCGAGGCGGACCCCGGCGACACGATCGTCGCCGACGTCGTCGACGACTCCCTCCACTGCACCGTCCGCAAGGCGGCCCCCGGGGCCGCGGAACCCGCCGCGTAG
- a CDS encoding pyrimidine/purine nucleoside phosphorylase: MPMFTVNEYFDGTVKSIAFTQEGGRATIGVMAPGSYEFGTAAPETMHVVSGALTVLLPGADDWRTFAAGERFEVPGDSAFRLTVEVDTAYLCEYR, from the coding sequence ATGCCCATGTTCACGGTCAACGAGTACTTCGACGGCACCGTCAAGTCCATCGCGTTCACCCAGGAGGGGGGCCGGGCCACCATCGGCGTCATGGCCCCCGGCTCCTACGAGTTCGGCACCGCCGCCCCCGAGACCATGCACGTGGTCAGCGGCGCCCTGACGGTCCTGCTGCCGGGCGCCGACGACTGGCGGACCTTCGCCGCCGGGGAGCGCTTCGAGGTGCCCGGTGACAGCGCCTTCCGGCTCACGGTCGAGGTGGACACGGCGTACCTCTGCGAGTACCGCTGA